In Choloepus didactylus isolate mChoDid1 chromosome 18, mChoDid1.pri, whole genome shotgun sequence, a single genomic region encodes these proteins:
- the LOC119513680 gene encoding protein lin-9 homolog, whose translation MPFRNSKRSRLFSEEDDRQINTRSPKRNQRVAMVPQKFTATMSTPDKKASQKIGFRLRNLLKLPKAHKWCIYEWFYSNIDKPLFEGDNDFCVCLKESFPNLKTRKLTRVEWGKIRRLMGKPRRCSSAFFEEERSALKQKRQKIRLLQQRKVADVSQFKDLPDEIPLPLVIGTKVTARLRGVHDGLFTGQIDAVDTLNATYRVTFDRTGLGTHTIPDYEVLSNEPHETMPIAAFGQKQRPSRFFMTPPRLHYTPPLQSPVTDNDPLLGQSPWRNKISGSDTETLGGFPVEFLIQVTRLSKILMIKKEHIKKLREMNTEAEKLKSYSMPIGIEFQRRYATIVLELEQLNKDLNKVLHKVQQYCYELAPDQGLQPADQPTDMRRRCEEEAQEIVRHANSSTGQPCVENENLTDLISRLTAILLQIKCLAEGGDLNSFEFKSLTDSLNDIKNTIDASNISCFQNNVEIHVAHIQSGLSQMGNLHAFAANNTNRD comes from the coding sequence ATGCCTTTTAGAAATTCGAAACGAAGTCGACTCTTTTCTGAAGAAGACGACCGACAAATAAATACAAGGTCACCTAAAAGAAACCAGAGGGTTGCAATGGTTCCACAGAAATTTACAGCAACAATGTCAACACCAGATAAGAAAGCATCACAGAAGATTGGTTTTCGATTACGTAACCTACTCAAGCTTCCCAAAGCACATAAATGGTGCATATATGAGTGGTTCTATTCAAATATAGATAAACCACTTTTTGAAGGTGATAATGACTTCTGTGTATGTCTAAAGGAATCTTTTCCTAATTTGAAGACAAGAAAGTTAACAAGAgtagaatggggaaaaatcagACGACTTATGGGAAAACCACGGAGATGTTCTTCTGCATTTTTTGAGGAAGAGAGATCAGCATTAAAACAGAAACGGCAGAAAATAAGGCTCTTACAACAAAGGAAGGTTGCAGATGTTTCACAATTCAAAGATCTCCCAGATGAAATTCCTTTACCCCTGGTTATTGGAACCAAAGTTACAGCACGATTACGTGGTGTTCATGACGGTCTGTTCACTGGACAAATAGATGCTGTGGATACTCTTAATGCTACTTATAGAGTAACTTTTGATAGGACAGGGCTTGGAACTCATACCATCCCTGACTATGAAGTTCTTAGTAATGAGCCTCATGAGACGATGCCAATTGCTGCCTTTGGACAAAAACAGCGGCCTTCTCGATTTTTCATGACTCCACCACGGTTACATTATACTCCCCCTCTCCAGTCACCTGTTACAGATAATGATCCTTTATTAGGACAGTCACCTTGGAGAAATAAAATTTCTGGCTCCGACACTGAGACATTAGGTGGTTTTCCAGTAGAGTTCCTTATCCAAGTGACCAGATTATCAAAAATTCTCATGATTAAAAAGGAACATATCAAGAAATTGAGGGAAATGAACACAGAAGcagaaaaattgaaatcatattcCATGCCCATTGGCATTGAATTTCAGCGGAGATACGCAACCATTGTTCTAGAGCTTGAACAGCTGAACAAGGACCTAAACAAAGTTTTACATAAAGTTCAACAGTACTGCTATGAGCTTGCTCCAGACCAGGGTCTCCAGCCTGCAGATCAGCCAACAGATATGAGACGAAGGTGTGAAGAAGAAGCACAGGAAATTGTCCGGCATGCAAATTCCTCAACAGGACAGCCCTGTGTTGAAAACGAAAATCTTACAGACTTAATCTCCAGACTTACAGCTATTTTGTTACAAATTAAGTGTCTAGCAGAAGGAGGAGACCTGAATTCCTTTGAATTCAAATCACTTACAGATTCATTAAATGACATCAAGAATACAATAGATGCTTCTAATATCAGTTGCTTTCAGAATAATGTAGAAATCCATGTGGCACATATTCAGAGTGGCCTGAGCCAGATGGGAAACTTACATGCCTTTGCAGCAAATAACACCAACAGAGACTGA